Sequence from the Nitrosospira multiformis genome:
TGATTCAGGGCAACAGTATGTCACTGCCGTTTGGGGACGGGTACTTCGATCACGTGGTGCTGCATCTGATTCTCGCCATCGTTCCCGATGCATCTGCCTGTTTGCGCGAAAGCGCCCGTGTGCTGAAACCCGGCGGAAGCGTACTGATACTCGACAAATTCCTCAAGCCGGGTGAAACCGCGTGGATCAGACGAACATTGAATCTGCTGTCACAGCATATCGTTACCCGGCTGGATGTGGTGTTCGAGGAGGTGCTGGCGGGCGTTCCGGAGCTGAAAGTGGAAGCGGATATGCCGGTGCTGGCCGGTGGATGGTTCCGTAATATCCGCTTGATCAAAAACTGATCTGGAATGCAGAATAGAAGTAGAATTCTTAACCCGGTGTTAAAATCATCAACCAGATATTTATCGAAAATCCCATGCGTTTCCTCGCCATTTCCGTTATCGTTGCCCTATTTGCTGCTTCATCCGTGCAGGCACTTGACATGAAAAGCCCTGGAGCGGATTGGACCGAAGCCTATCGCAAGGGCGAGCTTGTCATCTTTACCAAGGATGTGGAAGCGGGACGCAGAATTGTGGCAATTGCGGAAGTGAGTGCTCCGCCAGAGGTTGTTTTCAACGTCCTCACCGACTTTGATCACTACCCGGATTTCATGCCTTACGTGAAGGAATCAAAGGTGCTAAGCCGCATGGGGGATAGCGAGGTTGTCACTTACGCACGCATTGCACCGCCGTTCGTGAGCGAGCGCGACTACCCCCTCAAGGTCAGGATGACGCGTGGCACACCGATGAATGGGGGTATGTTCAAGGTCGAATGGACTGCGAGTCCCGAAGCCCGGCCAGAAGTCGAGGGTGTCGTGCGCGTCAAACTCAACGAAGGCTCGTGGTTGGTTGAACCGCTTCAGGATGGCAAGTATACGCGGCTCACCTACACGTTGCTCACGAATCCTGGGGGCCTGATTCCGGCCGTTGTCGTGAATATGTCAAATACAATCGCAATCCCGGAGCTCTTTAAGGCTGTGGCAATACGCTCGGCCGAAAAAGCGGCTGCGGAGAAGTAAACGACTGTGCCAATTGGCGTTAGGTATTGCCTACGTTTCAGAGAGCCTGCAATTCCTGTGTATGGGTCATTAATAAGAGGTGATTCATGGCAAATAATACAGTGAAAGTCGTAGCAAGAATAACCGCACAGCCTGATAAGATTGAGGAAGTAAAATCCCTCCTGCTGGGTCTGGTGGGAGACACACGCAAGGAAAATGGCTGTATCAGCTATCAGCTTCTCCAAAATAAAGCTGACCCCGGCGATTTTACCTTCGTGGAAGAATGGGAAAGCGATTCCGCTATCGATACTCATTTTATAACACCGCATATGCGAAATGCTTTTTTAAAGGCTGAGCCACTGCTCGCAAAAGAGCCCGATATACGCAGGTATCTTGTTATAAGCAGCGTGGAAAGCTGACAAAGAAACGTGTTTGAGTTAAAAACCCTTTTTCTTTTCATGGCTACCGCGATCGCCGAAATCGTCGGTTGCTATTTGCCTTATCTCTGGCTCAAGCAGGGCCAGAGCGCGTGGCTTCTTATCCCTGCTGCCGCGAGTCTCGCGTTGTTTGCATGGCTGCTCACACTCCATCCCACAGCCGCGGGCCGGACTTACGCCGCGTACGGGGGTGTCTACATTTTCGTGGCGGTGCTCTGGCTCTGGTCCGTCGAGGGTGTTAGGCCCACGGCGTGGGATTTGGCGGGTTCTCTGGTTGCGCTGGTGGGGATGGCCATTATCATGTTTGGTCCAAGACATGCATAGGGGAGTAAGCGAGTGCATTAATGTATTTGCCACCCCATAGATGTCGTAGTAGTCTGGCTGGGACCATCCATTTTGCCAAGCCTGTCTTATGACAATTGGCTGACATGGTTGACATGATTGACTTGAGCGCTTGAAACCGTAGAGTCCTCTTGGCATCCACCTTTTAAACGAAACATGGAAGGTTTTCATAGGAGAGAGATAGATGGTCGCGAAAATGACTGCTGCATTGTCAGTACTTCTTCTTGTTGGCTGTTCGGCGACTTCAACAACGCGGGAAGGAAAAGCCGTTGAACTTGTGACTGTGAAACCCTCCGGTAACTGCAAGCCGCTTGGCGACGTCGTTGGCTCCCAGGGTAATTGGATTACAGGCGACTACACGTCCAATAAAAATCTGCTCATCGGAGCCAGAAACGACCTGCGCAACCAGGCGGCCGAAATGGGAGGAAACTTCGTGTGGGTACAAGATTCGAATAATACCAACGCATGGGGTAGTACAGGCACTACAAACACCACCGTCCTGGGTGTTGTCTATCGCTGTGAGTAAATATCTGCCTGAGACTTGCGTTTAAACCATTTAGGTTTATGGTTCCATCTGAATTGAATATGCGAGAACCGCAATATGTCCAGCAAGGTTTACTACAACAGCGCATGCCCGGTTTGCAATGCGGGAATCAAAGATCAGCGCCAACGCATGGAAGCGTGCGGCATTAAGGATATCGAGTGGGTCGATGTGGACGCGCATCCAGAGGCCGTGTCGGAGGTAGGCGCTTCCTTGGAACAAGTACGGGAGCGGTTGTATGTCAAAGACGCCGATGGCGAGCTCAATATCGGAGTGGATGCATTCACGCAGCTATGGTCAGAAACACCCAGCCAGCGCTGGCTGGCAAGCCTGTTGCGATTACCCGTCCTCAAGCAGCTTACGCATCTGGCGTACAACGTCTTTGCCCGGCTACTTTACCAGTGGAATCGCGCCAAGAGACACTGGTAACGTTTACACTTGATCAAGTGCTTCGCGAAGCGCGCGCTGTCAACGTGGCAAGAATCGTAGACGTAAATAACAGGACGGTGTGGCGCTTCCTGTTCACTCCTATCAGGTGCAAAGAATCTCGAGCAGGTCGTCGCCGTAGCTCTCCAGTTTACGTACACCCATACCGGGTATCTGACGCAGTTCGTTTTTTGTCCGCGGATGCAGGCGCACCAGTTCCGCCAGCGTTGCATCATGAAACACGACATAAGCGGGAACGCCGTGCTTCTTTGCAACCTCAGTGCGCCATGCGCGCAGGCGTGCCCATAGTGCACGAGCCGCCGGATCAAGCATGGCAAGCTTGTCCTCGCGCGCGACCGTAGTCTTGGCTGTGGTCTTTTTGCGCTCCGGCTGCAGGCGCAGAGACACCGTTTGACTTCCGTTCAGTACTGCGCGGCTGGCTGCGGTGAGGCACAGCGAACCATGACCCTCACTGTCCGCGGTGAGCAAGCCGAGCGCCGCCAGTTGGCGGAATACCGCGCGCCAGGCCTTATCGTCCAATTCCTTGCCAATACCGAAGGTACTGACCTTGGTGTGACCCCACTGCGTCACGCGCCCGGTCTCATTGCCGCGCAGCACGTCGATCAGATGCCCGGCACCGAAGCGCTGACCAGTACGGAAGGCGCAAGACAACGCCTTTTGTGCCGCTACCGTGCCGTCCCACACTTGCGGCGGATTAAGACAGACATCGCAATTACCGCAAGCGATACCGGCTGCGGCTTCGCCAAAATACTCCAGCAGGCGCGCGCGGCGGCAGGTGGTGGCCTCGCACAGCGCCAGCAGCGCATCGAGTTTGGTTGAGGCTACCCGTTTAAACTGCGCGTCCGCCTCGGAACCTTCAATCATGCGTCGTTGCTGTACCACATCACCCAAACCATAAGCCATCCATGCGTTGGCCGCTTGACCGTCGCGGCCGGCGCGGCCGGTTTCCTGGTAATAGCCTTCCACACTTTTGGGCAGGTCGAGATGCGCGACGAAGCGTACGTCCGGCTTGTCTATGCCCATACCGAACGCGATAGTGGCGACCATTACAATGCCATCTTCGCGCAGAAATTTTTCCTGGTTACGGCTGCGATCTTCCGTGCTCATGCCGGCGTGATACGCAAGCGCGCATACGCCTTTTTCGACCAGCCATGCCGCTGTTTCTTCGACTTTCTTGCGCGATAGACAATAAACAATACCGGCGTCGCCATCATGTTCCGCATGGATAAAAGTAAGCAATTGCACCTTTCCGTTCACCTTGTCCACGATCTGGTAACGAATATTGGGACGGTCGAAACTGGAAATGAAAATCTGCGCGCCATTGAGGCCAAGGCGCTCAACGATTTCCCTCCGCGTCACGCTATCCGCAGTCGCCGTCAATGCGATGCGCGGTACACGGGGAAATCGCTCATGCAGAATCGAGAGCTGGATGTATTCGGGGCGGAAGTCATGCCCCCATTGCGACACGCAGTGCGCCTCATCAATGGCGAACAGCGAAAGCGGTGTGCGCGCCAGAAGATCGAGAAAGCGCGGCGTCAGCAATCTCTCGGGTGCCACATACACCAGATCGTATGCACCCGAAAGCATGCCGCGTTCGACGGCCGTGGCTTCCATTTGTGACAAGGAAGAATTGAGAAATGCAGCGCGCACCCCGGCTTCATGTAACGCCGCGACCTGATTCTGCATGAGCGCAATCAGCGGCGAAACCACCACTGCGACGCCGTCACGCAATAACGCCGGAATCTGGTAACACAACGATTTGCCACCCCCGGTCGGCATCAGCACCAGGCAATCGCCACCCCCGGCCACATGCGTGATTACCTCAGCCTGCCGTCCGCGAAAAGCAGGATAGCCGAAGATGTCTTTGAGAAGAGCTAGAGCATGGGACATCTCAAGGAATTTGAAAAATTGTCACGCTAAATCCAGAATGAGTTGACAGAAAGGTTGAAGTTACCCTGCTCGGGTGTCATACGATACATCAATCCATTATTTTCCAGGCCAGGCTTTCCCCCGCCCGTAATGGAATCAGTATGTCATCCGCAAATTCCAGATTTGCCGGTACGGACCAATTTTCTTTTTTCAGCGTAATGCGCTCCTTGTTGCGAGGCAGCTGATAGAAATCGGCACCATGAAAACTGGCAAAGGCTTCAAGTTTATCCAGTGCATCGGCTTGTTCAAAAGCTTCCGCATACAGTTCAATCGCCGCGTGTGCGGTATAAATGCCTGCGCAGCCGCAGGCCGTTTCCTTGGTGGATCGGGAATGCGGCGCGCTGTCGGTGCCGAGAAAAAATTTCGGGTTGCCGCTGGTGGCGGCCTCGAGCAACATACGGCGATGCGTTTCGCGCTTCAGTACCGGAAGGCAATAGTGGTGCGGCCGGATACCTCCCTGAAATAGCGCGTTGCGATTGAGCAGCAGGTGATGGGCAGTAATGGTGGCGGCAATATAACTTGAAGCGTCCCTGACGAATTCCACCGCTTCCCGCGTGGTGATGTGCTCGAATACGATCCGCAATCGCGGGAAGCGTTGCGTGAGGGGGATCAGCACCCGTTCCAGAAATATTTTTTCCTTGTCGAACACATCCACTTCAGGATCAGTGACTTCACCATGCACCAGCAGCGGCATGCCCACCTGTTCCATCGTTTCAAGCGTAGTGTAGCACTTGGCA
This genomic interval carries:
- a CDS encoding class I SAM-dependent methyltransferase produces the protein MSLRHSYTIIAPLYDALLETAGTGVRAASLGQLPQQGDLNVLISGIGSGLDLPYLPSCHRYTGLDLTAAMLRRAKSRTGSLRMNLIQGNSMSLPFGDGYFDHVVLHLILAIVPDASACLRESARVLKPGGSVLILDKFLKPGETAWIRRTLNLLSQHIVTRLDVVFEEVLAGVPELKVEADMPVLAGGWFRNIRLIKN
- a CDS encoding START domain-containing protein — translated: MRFLAISVIVALFAASSVQALDMKSPGADWTEAYRKGELVIFTKDVEAGRRIVAIAEVSAPPEVVFNVLTDFDHYPDFMPYVKESKVLSRMGDSEVVTYARIAPPFVSERDYPLKVRMTRGTPMNGGMFKVEWTASPEARPEVEGVVRVKLNEGSWLVEPLQDGKYTRLTYTLLTNPGGLIPAVVVNMSNTIAIPELFKAVAIRSAEKAAAEK
- a CDS encoding putative quinol monooxygenase, with the translated sequence MANNTVKVVARITAQPDKIEEVKSLLLGLVGDTRKENGCISYQLLQNKADPGDFTFVEEWESDSAIDTHFITPHMRNAFLKAEPLLAKEPDIRRYLVISSVES
- a CDS encoding YnfA family protein, with the translated sequence MFELKTLFLFMATAIAEIVGCYLPYLWLKQGQSAWLLIPAAASLALFAWLLTLHPTAAGRTYAAYGGVYIFVAVLWLWSVEGVRPTAWDLAGSLVALVGMAIIMFGPRHA
- a CDS encoding DUF4156 domain-containing protein produces the protein MVAKMTAALSVLLLVGCSATSTTREGKAVELVTVKPSGNCKPLGDVVGSQGNWITGDYTSNKNLLIGARNDLRNQAAEMGGNFVWVQDSNNTNAWGSTGTTNTTVLGVVYRCE
- a CDS encoding thiol-disulfide oxidoreductase DCC family protein; the protein is MSSKVYYNSACPVCNAGIKDQRQRMEACGIKDIEWVDVDAHPEAVSEVGASLEQVRERLYVKDADGELNIGVDAFTQLWSETPSQRWLASLLRLPVLKQLTHLAYNVFARLLYQWNRAKRHW
- the recQ gene encoding DNA helicase RecQ, whose product is MSHALALLKDIFGYPAFRGRQAEVITHVAGGGDCLVLMPTGGGKSLCYQIPALLRDGVAVVVSPLIALMQNQVAALHEAGVRAAFLNSSLSQMEATAVERGMLSGAYDLVYVAPERLLTPRFLDLLARTPLSLFAIDEAHCVSQWGHDFRPEYIQLSILHERFPRVPRIALTATADSVTRREIVERLGLNGAQIFISSFDRPNIRYQIVDKVNGKVQLLTFIHAEHDGDAGIVYCLSRKKVEETAAWLVEKGVCALAYHAGMSTEDRSRNQEKFLREDGIVMVATIAFGMGIDKPDVRFVAHLDLPKSVEGYYQETGRAGRDGQAANAWMAYGLGDVVQQRRMIEGSEADAQFKRVASTKLDALLALCEATTCRRARLLEYFGEAAAGIACGNCDVCLNPPQVWDGTVAAQKALSCAFRTGQRFGAGHLIDVLRGNETGRVTQWGHTKVSTFGIGKELDDKAWRAVFRQLAALGLLTADSEGHGSLCLTAASRAVLNGSQTVSLRLQPERKKTTAKTTVAREDKLAMLDPAARALWARLRAWRTEVAKKHGVPAYVVFHDATLAELVRLHPRTKNELRQIPGMGVRKLESYGDDLLEILCT
- the pyrC gene encoding dihydroorotase, whose protein sequence is MITLTLIRPDDWHLHLRDGEQMRAVLPDTARRFARAIVMPNLKPPAVTTDMALAYRERILAALPQGMRFEPLMTLYLTDNTVPAEIIEARRSGAIQAVKYYPAGATTNSAAGVTDIAKCYTTLETMEQVGMPLLVHGEVTDPEVDVFDKEKIFLERVLIPLTQRFPRLRIVFEHITTREAVEFVRDASSYIAATITAHHLLLNRNALFQGGIRPHHYCLPVLKRETHRRMLLEAATSGNPKFFLGTDSAPHSRSTKETACGCAGIYTAHAAIELYAEAFEQADALDKLEAFASFHGADFYQLPRNKERITLKKENWSVPANLEFADDILIPLRAGESLAWKIMD